The segment AAATCAATTAATTTTTTTAAAAGATTGAGGTCATTATTCCCGTTGGCTACCTGCATTAACGCGGTTGTGCCCCAGATTGACCTGGCTTTAACGTCAGCGTTTTTTTCCAATAACAGATCAACGATTTCTGTATAACCCCGAAAGGCAGCCCACATCAGCGGAGTTGTCCCTGTATTGTCTATAGTATTTACATCAGCGCCATTTTTGATAAGCAATTCCACAATCTCTTTGTGGCCATTAAACACAGCAGTTGGCAGGGCAGTCCTGCCATTGTCATCTTTCATCTCTATAGGTATACGCTTGTGAATAAAACTTTTTACCGTTTCCAGGTCTCCGTTTGAAGCGGCCTCAATCCATTCTTTACAATAGGATAACTGTTCTTCCACAGTGCTGAAATGCAAAATTTCCATGTCCCTGGTTAGTTTCCTCAACACATGATGTTTATTGTCGGTATTTAAACCCTTCAAACAGGAAAGCATTGATTTTCTGGCTATAGCTTCTGCGTCCCGCTGATCGGAAGCGATTATATTATTGTCATTCAGAAAACCTAAAGGTTTGTACGAGGCAAAAAGCTCTATTATATTACCGCCCGTGGATTTGAACTCCAGAACAGCATCTATGATACTCTCAGCCATTTTGCTCTTAAAAATATTTATATTGTCTTCTAGGGGGTTTAAGTAATGACCAAATATTTTTAAAAATACCTGCTTATTATTCGGATAATTTTCTGCAATTACTTTTCTTGCCACAAAATGGCTCCCGTATTGTTGATGTTTTGTCATCTTGAGCTAAGTCGAGAAATCTTAAGATTATATGTTGTAAATAATTTAAGATCCCTACACTTCGGTCGGGATGACATTGTATATTTCTTTCCTCTTATATATCGAAAACAGTAATAAATAATTGCAGTGATTGTTAGCTGTTTTTAAGTATTTATCATAAACTCTTTTAAGATTTTTCTGATGTGAGCACAATCCGGTCCGCTGGCGGTATCAAAAGGGGTTTTTCTTTGCTTGTTAACTATATTCTGATTTGCTCCGGCTTTAAGTAAAAAACGTACCATTTTGGGTTTTCTGGCCCTGATCGCATGAAACAAGGCTGTATTGCCATCCTTATCCTGCATCTCAATTTGCGCCCCTTTGGCCAGTAATCGTATAACTACATCCCTGTCGTCACTTCTGCATGCCGACATAAGACTTGTCATCCCAGTTTCGTCCTGAATATTTACATCAATATCATGTGCCAGAAGAGCAGGTAATAATGAGGACTTGAAAGATGAGATTTTCATAACATAATTTAGTAAATATACGTCAGAAATTTTTATATTAGTATCCGCTCCAGCCTTGATCAAAATACCGATAATATCGGCTTTACCTTCTACAATGGCAGTAGCCAGCGGAGTTAATCCATTACTATTTTTATGATTAACATCTGCACCTGAATTAAGCAATTGATCAGCGATAAGATTAAGACCATTCCTGACAGCAAAAAATAATGTACTTTCACCTTCATTATCCTCCTCATTCACGATATCCGAAATTTTTTTACCTGCGCCCAGCAACATACCAATAACAACCGAATCACCCTTTTTTAGAGCCAAAGCCAGAGGAGAAAGTCCGAAAATATCTTTTACATTTAAATCTACTTTCTTTTCAAGAAGCTTCTGCACAAAATATGTTTTTCCATCTCTGATAGCATAAATTATAGGAGCGATTCCGCTATTATGTTTTTTGTTTATATCCGCTCTCAAATTTATTAACTTATCAAATAAATCCGTCATATTTTCTCTAATTGCGTAAAGAAGCGGTGTGTTTCCATATCCGTCTGCCAAATCTATATCCGCTCCGACATTTATTAACATATCCAGCATATT is part of the Candidatus Margulisiibacteriota bacterium genome and harbors:
- a CDS encoding ankyrin repeat domain-containing protein, whose translation is MARKVIAENYPNNKQVFLKIFGHYLNPLEDNINIFKSKMAESIIDAVLEFKSTGGNIIELFASYKPLGFLNDNNIIASDQRDAEAIARKSMLSCLKGLNTDNKHHVLRKLTRDMEILHFSTVEEQLSYCKEWIEAASNGDLETVKSFIHKRIPIEMKDDNGRTALPTAVFNGHKEIVELLIKNGADVNTIDNTGTTPLMWAAFRGYTEIVDLLLEKNADVKARSIWGTTALMQVANGNNDLNLLKKLIDFGAEVNMQNNKGETALFCAVKCAKREMIAELARCGAKVNAKTKSGFSPMLRASLAGMPAVVRLLIRLKANLNDRDVNLFTPLMFAAREGYTEIAIDLLEAGADVNLVNKEGDTALILAVRKGLKSTVKELLARKAQVDVVNTLGKSPLQIAEANGLDEIAEMIKAELTK
- a CDS encoding ankyrin repeat domain-containing protein, yielding MANKLISLVSQIQKLKEFLQLKIIQLKSNKNIFTGKEAKTLISNLLLMKESGFDYIPEFAALPDFDYLSDVARPLAHAHDVLSQATTSLYYCLRGLNKNNKGQVHEKLAKALKILGYKRMGHEPKEPGYHSEWLARAIREGDFQIVQNLINQGADIDKPNKNGRTPLMTAVLKNNHKIVNLLLEKQADMDALDNNGKSALTHAVINSRKKFVSVLIEQGADADLPNKEGLTSLMYAIIANNQNFVQILIDAGVNINAQDKEGLSPVMQAITNKRWNMLDMLINVGADIDLADGYGNTPLLYAIRENMTDLFDKLINLRADINKKHNSGIAPIIYAIRDGKTYFVQKLLEKKVDLNVKDIFGLSPLALALKKGDSVVIGMLLGAGKKISDIVNEEDNEGESTLFFAVRNGLNLIADQLLNSGADVNHKNSNGLTPLATAIVEGKADIIGILIKAGADTNIKISDVYLLNYVMKISSFKSSLLPALLAHDIDVNIQDETGMTSLMSACRSDDRDVVIRLLAKGAQIEMQDKDGNTALFHAIRARKPKMVRFLLKAGANQNIVNKQRKTPFDTASGPDCAHIRKILKEFMINT